One genomic segment of Nonomuraea coxensis DSM 45129 includes these proteins:
- a CDS encoding FadR/GntR family transcriptional regulator produces MATMPQTSSSGQPLAGVGQGARTRAERLAAALDERVRGLAPGEPVGTLESLRAETGLAYATVSEAVRLLRDRGVLEIRPGRGGGLFAAERGPVVRLRHTLLSVADEPGAVADAIELREHLEELIDLAAARHRTAQDVADLRRLLRRLRAAPGWDGFMRANWALHERIAAISPNAMARAVYVGTLGHLGTTSARLADDRPSDDHDRPADDRPADDPRAAYRAARYQVHADLVEAIADGDEAAVRAAVAAHRTPAP; encoded by the coding sequence ATGGCGACTATGCCGCAGACCTCCTCCTCCGGACAACCCCTGGCCGGCGTCGGGCAGGGCGCGCGGACCCGCGCCGAGCGGCTGGCCGCCGCGCTCGACGAGCGCGTCCGCGGGCTCGCCCCCGGCGAGCCGGTCGGGACGCTGGAGTCGCTGCGCGCCGAGACCGGCCTCGCCTACGCGACGGTCAGCGAGGCCGTCCGGCTGCTGCGCGACCGGGGCGTGCTGGAGATCCGGCCGGGGCGCGGGGGCGGGCTGTTCGCGGCCGAGCGCGGGCCGGTGGTGCGGCTGCGGCACACGCTGCTGAGCGTCGCCGACGAGCCGGGCGCGGTCGCCGACGCCATCGAGCTGCGCGAGCACCTCGAAGAGCTCATCGACCTCGCCGCCGCCCGGCACCGCACCGCCCAGGACGTCGCCGACCTGCGCCGCCTGCTGCGCCGGCTGCGCGCCGCGCCCGGCTGGGACGGCTTCATGCGCGCCAACTGGGCGCTGCACGAGCGGATCGCCGCCATCAGCCCGAACGCGATGGCGCGGGCCGTCTACGTCGGCACCCTCGGCCACCTGGGCACCACCTCCGCCCGCCTCGCCGACGACCGGCCCTCTGACGACCACGACCGGCCCGCCGACGACCGCCCCGCCGACGACCCGCGGGCGGCGTACCGGGCCGCCCGCTACCAGGTTCACGCCGACCTGGTCGAGGCCATCGCCGACGGCGACGAGGCCGCGGTCCGCGCCGCCGTCGCCGCACACCGCACCCCCGCCCCCTGA
- a CDS encoding fumarylacetoacetate hydrolase family protein, with translation MRIAGIRRDGGPVEVASLSPDGTTVTVLAGLEEFWAGAAGWLSREPAGETVPASAVAFVPPVLPGARVICVGLNYLRHVAEGSYAGEGVPPHPTLFARWTRSLTVGGAPVPVPSGEDGLDWEGEVVAYVGAPLADADPDEALAAVAGYSAFNDITSRRAQKLTSQWTLGKNGDNSGPLGPLVPAAEVGDLRDGLRVRTRVNGEVVQDGRTDEMVYTVGDTLALISRTFTLRPGDLLATGTPAGVGYARTPPWLLRPGDEVEVEVERLGSVRNPIVANDARLPAA, from the coding sequence ATGAGGATCGCAGGCATCCGCAGGGACGGCGGCCCGGTCGAGGTGGCGTCGCTGTCGCCCGACGGCACGACGGTCACCGTGCTGGCCGGACTGGAGGAGTTCTGGGCGGGCGCGGCCGGATGGCTGTCCAGGGAGCCGGCCGGCGAGACGGTCCCGGCCTCGGCGGTCGCCTTCGTGCCGCCGGTGCTGCCGGGCGCGCGGGTGATCTGCGTCGGGCTCAACTACCTCAGGCACGTGGCCGAGGGCTCGTACGCGGGCGAGGGCGTCCCGCCGCACCCGACGCTGTTCGCCCGCTGGACGCGCTCACTGACCGTGGGCGGCGCCCCGGTGCCGGTGCCGTCGGGCGAGGACGGCCTGGACTGGGAGGGCGAGGTCGTGGCGTACGTGGGGGCGCCGCTGGCCGACGCCGACCCGGACGAGGCGCTGGCCGCCGTGGCCGGCTACTCGGCCTTCAACGACATCACCTCGCGCCGGGCGCAGAAGCTGACCAGCCAGTGGACCCTCGGCAAGAACGGCGACAACTCCGGTCCCCTCGGCCCTCTGGTGCCCGCCGCCGAGGTCGGCGACCTGCGTGACGGGCTGCGGGTGCGGACGCGGGTCAACGGCGAGGTCGTCCAGGACGGCCGCACCGACGAGATGGTCTACACCGTCGGCGACACGCTCGCCCTCATCTCCCGTACGTTCACGCTGCGGCCGGGCGACCTGCTGGCCACCGGCACGCCCGCCGGGGTCGGCTACGCGCGTACGCCGCCGTGGCTGCTGCGGCCGGGCGACGAGGTGGAGGTCGAGGTCGAACGGCTCGGCAGCGTACGCAACCCGATCGTCGCCAACGACGCCCGGCTGCCCGCCGCCTGA
- a CDS encoding DUF4142 domain-containing protein, with product MTTMAHPSTTTAGGLAALCLLTACAGYTPTPLPDTAALDAAASAEPDATPSERESDTGTVQTKWGPLSELDRDLVRKVRLASLWEMPMAQDAIQRGEAARVRQISREIAAQHHTLDGQVRDVAGKLRITLPVKPTDQQQAWMTDISGRSGQAYDATYVKWLRLAHGQIFGVIGTVRGTTQNTLIRRFSEQANAAVLNHQRLLESTGLTTPESFPTPPS from the coding sequence ATGACGACCATGGCCCACCCCAGCACCACCACCGCCGGGGGCCTCGCCGCCCTCTGCCTGCTCACCGCCTGCGCCGGCTACACCCCCACGCCGCTCCCCGACACCGCCGCCCTCGACGCCGCCGCGTCCGCGGAGCCCGACGCCACCCCTTCCGAGCGGGAGAGCGACACCGGCACGGTCCAGACCAAGTGGGGCCCGCTGTCGGAGCTCGACCGCGACCTCGTCCGCAAGGTACGCCTGGCCAGTCTGTGGGAGATGCCCATGGCGCAGGACGCGATCCAGCGCGGCGAGGCCGCCCGCGTCCGGCAGATCAGCAGGGAGATCGCCGCCCAGCACCACACCCTCGACGGCCAGGTCCGCGACGTGGCGGGCAAGCTGCGGATCACTCTGCCGGTCAAGCCCACGGACCAGCAGCAGGCGTGGATGACCGACATCTCGGGCCGGTCCGGGCAGGCCTACGACGCCACGTACGTCAAGTGGCTGCGCCTGGCGCACGGCCAGATCTTCGGGGTCATCGGCACGGTGCGCGGCACCACCCAGAACACCCTGATCCGCCGCTTCTCCGAGCAGGCCAACGCCGCCGTGCTCAACCACCAGCGCCTCCTGGAGAGCACCGGCCTGACGACCCCCGAGAGCTTCCCCACCCCGCCCTCCTGA